One stretch of Carassius gibelio isolate Cgi1373 ecotype wild population from Czech Republic chromosome B1, carGib1.2-hapl.c, whole genome shotgun sequence DNA includes these proteins:
- the LOC127949676 gene encoding follistatin-related protein 1 encodes MECVCVCVCVWGVGCGGGWITGSLQNSVMLSFSSLSVCAADPHISPFFYHFLIMIIRTLSPFIVLSVVCCYAEEVRSKSKVCANVFCGAGRECAVTEKGEPSCLCIEQCKPHKRPVCGHNGKTYRNHCELHRDACLTGLKVQVAHDGHCEEKKMEKATNSPIVCYLTDRNELRSHVIEWLQSEVEPDGWFSKGSNFSDVLLKYFQNYDNGDAQLDSTEFLKFIQHNETAINVTFPYAEEENNRLLRSLCVDALIELSDENADWKLSFDEFLNCLRPGFNPPERKCALEDETYEDGAETQMECNRCVCACGNWVCTAVICDGLNKLPALEEMEGNDQEMSEEEWTRRVAELNEHQETMVKMKMASKEV; translated from the exons atggaatgtgtgtgtgtgtgtgtgtgtgtttggggggtgGGGTGTGGGGGAGGGTGGATCACTGGTTCTCTCCAGAACTCTGTAATGTTGTCCTTtagttctctctctgtctgtgcagCAGATCCACACATCTCTCCTTTCTTCTATCACTTCCTGATAATG ATTATCAGGACACTCTCTCCATTCATTGTCCTCTCCGTTGTCTGCTGTTATGCAGAG GAGGTAAGGAGTAAAAGTAAAGTTTGTGCCAATGTGTTCTGTGGAGCTGGGAGAGAATGTGCTGTGACAGAGAAAGGAGAGCCCAGCTGTCTGTGTATCGAG CAATGCAAACCCCATAAGCGTCCAGTTTGTGGCCATAATGGGAAGACGTACCGTAATCACTGTGAGCTGCATCGTGATGCCTGTCTCACCGGACTCAAAGTTCAGGTTGCCCATGATGGACATTGTGAAG AGAAGAAAATGGAAAAAGCCACCAACAGCCCAa TTGTTTGTTACCTTACGGACCGCAATGAGTTGAGAAGTCATGTGATTGAATGGCTGCAGTCTGAGGTGGAGCCTGACGGCTGGTTTTCTAAAGGATCCAACTTCTCAGATGTCCTCCTCAAATACttccag AACTATGATAACGGAGATGCTCAGCTGGATTCAACAGAGTTCTTGAAGTTCATTCAACATAATGAGACTGCAATAAATGTCACGTTTCCTTATGCTGAGGAGGAGAACAACCGCCTACTCAG GAGTCTGTGTGTAGATGCCCTCATTGAGCTGTCTGATGAGAATGCCGACTGGAAACTGAGCTTTGATGAGTTCTTGAACTGCCTTAGGCCTGGATTCAACCCTCCAGAGAGGA AGTGTGCCTTGGAGGACGAGACGTACGAGGATGGTGCTGAGACCCAGATGGAATGTAACCGCTGTGTTTGTGCCTGCGGGAACTGGGTCTGCACTGCTGTTATTTGTGATG GTTTAAATAAGTTGCCTGCGCTGGAGGAAATGGAGGGAAATGATCAGGAGATGTCGGAGGAGGAGTGGACTCGGCGAGTGGCCGAACTTAATGAGCATCAG GAAACAATGGTGAAGATGAAAATGGCCTCTAAAGAGGTTTGA
- the LOC127948328 gene encoding leucine-rich repeat-containing protein 58-like, with amino-acid sequence MARFPSMEEKGSVLYLSRLHLEDLSLDHLTDSKRQQIQQLHLNYNRFSFFPPSVCFLSNLEYLDISNNALTVIPDDIMRLTNLKTFVAKNNLLNEFSFPKEFERMQIETLNLSGNRFEDIPMQFLKMTTLQSLSLGGNRLKNIPAEIEKLTSLEMLYLGGNLISSIPPEVADLTSLRYLVLCDNRIQSIPPQLNKLHSLLSLSLHNNLLTFLPREILSLVHLQELSLRGNPLVVRFIKDMTYDPPSLMELAGRIVKSQNLPFSSCDLPSNLIHYLNLASECPNPKCAGVYFDSCVRHIKFVDFCGKYRLPLMHYLCSPQCSSPCSSNPQSDAESEEENSVPADRLQRVLLG; translated from the exons ATGGCTCGTTTCCCAAGCATGGAAGAAAAGGgttctgttttatatttatcGCGTCTGCATCTGGAAGACTTGAGCTTGGATCACCTCACGGACAGTAAAAGACAACAAATCCAGCAGCTGCATCTCAATTACAATCGTTTTTCGTTTTTTCCACCTTCGGTTTGTTTTCTGTCCAACCTGGAATATCTGGACATCAGCAATAATGCGCTCACAGTCATACCAGATGACATTATGCGCCTAACAAACCTGAAGACGTTTGTAGCAAAGAACAATCTTCTGAACGAGTTCTCGTTCCCCAAAGAGTTTGAACGCATGCAGATAGAGACTCTGAATCTGAGTGGGAACAGGTTTGAGGACATTCCCATGCAGTTTCTCAAGATGACCACACTACAGTCCCTGTCACTTGGAGGAAACAGACTGAAGAATATCCCTGCAGAAATAGAGAAACTGACCag TCTAGAGATGCTGTATTTGGGAGGAAACCTCATCTCCTCCATCCCACCTGAGGTGGCTGACCTCACCAGTCTGAGATACCTGGTTCTATGTGACAATCGCATCCAAAGCATACCGCCCCAGCTCAACAA ACTACACTCCCTGCTCTCTCTCAGTCTCCACAACAACCTGCTGACCTTCCTCCCTCGTGAGATCCTCAGCCTCGTCCATTTGCAGGAGCTCAGTCTGCGTGGAAACCCTCTTGTTGTGCGCTTCATCAAGGATATGACCTACGACCCTCCATCCCTGATGGAGCTGGCAGGACGCATTGTCAAGTCCCAGAACCTGCCGTTCAGCTCGTGTGACCTACCGTCCAATCTGATCCATTATTTAAACCTGGCCAGCGAATGTCCCAACCCGAAGTGTGCAG GTGTTTACTTTGACTCTTGTGTGAGGCACATCAAGTTTGTGGATTTCTGTGGGAAGTACCGCCTGCCGCTCATGCATTACCTCTGTTCGCCGCAGTGTTCCTCTCCCTGCAGCTCAAACCCACAGAGCGACGCGGAGTCAGAGGAGGAGAACAGCGTCCCTGCAGACAGGCTCCAGCGGGTACTGCTGGGATAG
- the stn1 gene encoding CST complex subunit STN1 has product MAVNPGDADELPSMLWGLDPVFSAYSRLYITDILQMKESTQVPGVYFYKTHPIFKVDVLGTVVYKRERDDFYCYGVDDSTGVINCLCWKDEKSSDQGGSTKSSDPSGSSRGFNIEDELRRLKEAEQKSTVLEIGDLLRVRGTVKTSRDAREISATSFYKVNDPAMAVQISRMLEMPQLYRKCYDQPSQKPGDDLGGTEAGGSSRFHYLLSRSVLTLKEFFLEKEVARFRPYDVEFLLHPLIQSSSAEQESDQPGTSFATQIRNLLKETLSVLQEEGQIFRKIRAQDEVYNVTEQDKDLHTAIKDVLREDTKREKYAEKGCHVLHILSSLRQRYSQNLSREVLEIALTFLECNSDIISTKESHYTVL; this is encoded by the exons ATGGCAGTGAATCCCGGAGATGCTGATGAGCTGCCCTCTATGCTCTGGGGTCTGGACCCCGTCTTCTCAGCGTACTCGAGACTCTACATCACTGACATCCTACAGATGAAAGAGTCCACACAAGTACCTG GTGTTTATTTCTACAAGACTCACCCAATCTTCAAGGTGGATGTACTGGGGACAGTTGTTTACAAACGAGAGAGAGACGATTTCTACTGCTATGGGG TGGATGATAGTACTGGTGTCATAAATTGTCTTTGTTGGAAAGATGAGAAATCTAGCGATCAAGGAGGATCAACTAAAT CCAGTGACCCTAGCGGATCCTCCAGAGGATTTAACATTGAAGATGAACTCAGACGTCTGAAGGAGGCTGAACAGAAGAGCACTGTGCTGGAGATCGGAGACCTGCTGAGGGTACGAGGAACCGTCAAAACCTCCAGGGATGCGAGGGAGATCAGCGCCACCTCCTTCT ACAAAGTAAATGACCCTGCGATGGCGGTGCAGATCTCACGTATGTTGGAAATGCCTCAGCTGTACAGAAAGTGCTATGATCAGCCGTCCCAGAAGCCAGGAGATGACCTGGGTGGCACAGA agcAGGTGGTTCCTCACGTTTCCACTATTTGCTATCTCGGTCCGTTCTCACCCTTAAGGAGTTCTTCTTAGAGAAAGAGGTTGCCAGGTTTCGTCCATATGATGTTGAGTTCCTCTTACATCCGCTGATCCAGAGTTCTTCAGCAGAACAG gaGTCAGATCAGCCCGGGACGTCATTTGCCACACAAATTCGAAACCTTCTGAAAGAGACTCTAAGCGTTCTCCAGGAGGAGGGACAAATATTCCGGAAAATACGGGCACAAGATGAAGTCTACAAT GTAACAGAGCAAGACAAAGATCTTCACACAGCGATTAAGGATGTTTTACGAGAGGATACCAAAAGGGAaaaat ATGCTGAGAAAGGATGCCATGTCCTGCATATTTTGTCCAGCTTGAGGCAGCGCTACAGCCAAAATCTGAGTCGAGAGGTGCTGGAGATTGCCCTGACATTTTTAGAATGCAATAGTGACATAATAAGCACAAAAGAATCACACTACACTGTTTTGtag